The genomic interval GATAGGGGAGGCTGTCTGTAAAACCGATGGGATCCGTCGTCTCGAGGTCGCCAAACAGCTCGACGAAGCTGTCCTGGTCTGCAACCAGGTCGATCCTGCGCCACGCCCCGATGCGGAAATGATGTCCGCAGGCGGTGCAGACGTCGTGATTGCGCCTCACCTCCTTGATGAATATAATCGAGTCACAGTCGGGACACTTGCGCCAGCTGTCTGTTTCGGTACCGGTTGCATGTGCGCCGCCGTGCCGTTTCCTCTGTCCGTGTCCGGTTTTTGATCCCATATGTCTTACTCACACGTTGAGCACCTGGCCGTGCCTGAGGATGATGATATTCGACCTTCCGATCGCCTCGATCTCTCTCTGTACCTGATCATAATGATTCGGTTTGAGGTGATGGACATAGATGATGACGTCATCCCTGGCAAGGCCCTGAAGGTCCCGGGCCAGTGTCTGGGGCGTATAATGCCCGCTGACGTCCGCGATATTTTGAAGCTCGTTCGGAAAGGACGTCTCGACGATAACCGCCTTTATATCGCCGTGTTCGTTTACCGTTCTCCACAACAGCTCGCTGGGACCGGTATCGCCGGTGTAAATGAATCGTGAGCCGTCCTTACCGATGATATATCCCGCCGACTCGATCACGTGCATGAGCGGAAACGTGCGGACCGAAAGGCCCTGCACGGTCATCTCATCCCCGATCCCGAACCCGATCAGCTCCACCACCGGAGATCCATCGGAGATGATAGCGGTGAAATCCGGCCAGTTTATGTTGTTAAAAAAATATTTTTGAAAATACTCTATGGTCTTGTGAGACGCATACACGCGGATGGGGAGGTTTGGCCGTCCCAGAGCATTGTCCGATAAAAAGGCGATATCCTTGCAATGATCCAGGTGGAAATGCGTAATGAACACGTCACGTACCCGGTCCTGCTGATCGATGGATAATTCCGTTACCACCTGACCGGCATCGAACAGGACAGAGCCATTTACAAGGTAGGCGGGTGATGAAAAGCCCGGGTGAAGCCCGCCATCACACCCGAGTACCTTTATTCTCATACCTGTTCTCGGGTTATCCTATCCCAAGTCTCCGAACTCCTCTTTGAGTATGAGGAATTCGAAGTATTGCTTGAGCCTTTCGGTGTTGAGAACGGTAAACGTATCCGGAGATACGCTGACAATTTTCGCCCTTTCAAGTTTTCCGACGATATCCTGTACCATTTGCATCCGCACACCGGCCTTGGATGAGAGTCCCTCTATCGTCAAAGGAATGCTGATCTCTCCATTCTGTTTCCGCCCATCGGATTCGCACAGCCTTTCAAGGGTATGAATAACCCGGCTGTTACCGTCCTTTATCATCAACAGTTCTATTTTTTTATCCGTCTCGTCAAGACGATCGGCCAGCTTCTTGATCATTCGAAACGATACATCGGAATTGCTCTTGACCATGTCCTCGAACGTTTTTGGATCGATTACCAGAAGCGTGCTGTCTTCAACAACCTCCGCCGTGGCAGATCTGGGCTTGTTGTTCAGGATCGCCATCTCCCCGAAAAACTCGCCCTTGCCGAAATGGGCGAGTATCGTTTCCTGATCACCCAGCTTCTTTGAGATTTTCACCTTACCCGCATGAATGACATACATCTCCTTGCTTGAGGAATCCCCTTCTTCAAACAGAATCGTGCCCTTGGTAAAATCACGACCATATTTTTTCAACAAAATGTCTTCTGCGGACATGGGATAAAACCTCCCAAAAAGATATTTTTATACTCTACATAAAAAAGCGGGTAAAGTCAAACCATTATTCCATCACCTGACGAGACCTTTATTATAGGCGGATATAAATGCGTCGACGATATGAGCATCGAACTGGGTGCCGGAAAATCGCCGCAGCTCTTCGATGGCATCCCGGTCATCCATGGCCTTGCGGTAGGGACGATCGGTGGTCATGGCGTCAAACGTATCCACCACCGCAATAATGCGGGCGATCAGCGGTATGTCCCCCCCCGTCAATCCCAAGGGATACCCCGTCCCATCCATGCGTTCATGGTGGTGCATAATGCCCGGAATGGCGTCCTTGAGCATCTTGATATGTCCCAGAATCGTCGCACCCGTCTCTGGATGTTCCTTGATGATATCAAATTCCGAATCCGACAGCATGGTGTCTTTTCTGAGTATTGAATCTTCAATGCCTATTTTCCCCACATCGTGAAGAATCGAGGCGAGGCGCAGGTTTTCCTCATCGTTTTGATTGATGGAAAGCTGTGTGATAACCGCCATGCTGTACTGCATGACGCGCTTGGTATGATCGCCGGTATATGGATCCCGTTTTTCTATGGCATCCGCCAGGGCCTCGACCGTTTGAAAAAACGTTTCCCTCAATTCTTCATACAGACGGGCATTGTCTACGGCGATGGCCACCTGATGAGAGAGAGATACCAAAAGCGACAGGTCATCCTCGGTAAAGTTTCTTTCATAGGTCTTGTTGATCGCCTGCAGTACGCCGATAATCTCGTCTTTCACCACCAGGGGAACGCACACCATGTTCCTGGTGCGAAATTGTGAGGTGTCGTCCGCCCGCTGTGAATGACGTGAATCCTGCTTGACCTCGTTTATCAGAAGCGGCTCGTTGTGTTCAGCCACCCACCCCGCGATACCCTCCCCCGGCTTGAGCCTGATTGTTTTGACCGCATCCCCTTTTTCACCCAGCGCCACTTCAAAATAGAGCTCTTGAGTCTGTTCATCTAAAAGCAACAAAGAACCGACCTCACACTCCATAAGGTGATCGACGGCCTCGATCGCCCGCTCCTTGACCGTTTGTGCATCCAGCGACGAATTCAATATGACCGCAAAGTGCGCCAACTCCGAAAACCGCATGGCATTGCGATCACGAATTTTCATCAGGCGAATATTGTCTATAAGAACAGAAAGAAGGGATGCCGCCTCAAAATAGATGGTGACAACGTCATCATTTACCGGAACATTTTTCTCCCGGGCGGGAATCTTCATGACGGCGATGCCGTTTCCCCCGAGAAGCACCGGGATGTACACCTCATACACGCCGTTTTCATCGGGGCCGAACCGTCTGACTATACCCTGACCGGCTGTTTCGTACAGCCGATGCGCCACAACAGAATTCCCAAAAGAATCCGAAAACGATGTATCAAAATCTCCACGTCCTATTGGAAGGATACCGCCGGCATCGTCATCCACGATAAACAGCCGACATGCCTGTATCTGATACGATCGAATGATCTTCGCCAGCATCAGCCTGACCAACTCCTCGGGATTATCTATCTCCGTCGACATTCGGGTCAGATCGTCAAGGATACTTTTTCTTACTTCATCTCTGTCGACCGAAGTCACTCCAGTTCTCCAGCAGCGAAACTCGTACATCCGTTTTCTCTCATTACCATGATGTCTCGGGGGGGATAGGATACATAATTTTACTTATAATATCATATAATTTTAGCACATTGTTGTATATACTTCATTTCCAGCTTGAAAAAATGAAAAATTTCACATTCCTCCCACACACGACAGGGGCCGGATGTTGTATCCGGCCCCTGTCGTCACGCAATTGTCGGGATTATTTTCCGGAAGATCGCTTACAAGTCCACCTTCGGTAAATCTTTGAGCGCCGCTTCTATCTTTTCGGAGGGATATTCGTAATCTTCCAGGTCCTTTTCGAAGTACTTATCGTACGCGGCCATGTCGAAGTGTCCGTGGCCGGAGAAGTTAAACAGGATTACCCGCTCTTCCTTCTTCTTTTTTGCATCCAGCGCCTCATCGATTGCCCCGCGAATGGCATGTGACGTTTCCGGCGCCGGAATGATGCCCTCGGTGCGTGCGAAGGTCACCGCCGCCTCAAAACACTCGTTCTGATG from Candidatus Zymogenaceae bacterium carries:
- a CDS encoding GAF domain-containing protein, yielding MRFSELAHFAVILNSSLDAQTVKERAIEAVDHLMECEVGSLLLLDEQTQELYFEVALGEKGDAVKTIRLKPGEGIAGWVAEHNEPLLINEVKQDSRHSQRADDTSQFRTRNMVCVPLVVKDEIIGVLQAINKTYERNFTEDDLSLLVSLSHQVAIAVDNARLYEELRETFFQTVEALADAIEKRDPYTGDHTKRVMQYSMAVITQLSINQNDEENLRLASILHDVGKIGIEDSILRKDTMLSDSEFDIIKEHPETGATILGHIKMLKDAIPGIMHHHERMDGTGYPLGLTGGDIPLIARIIAVVDTFDAMTTDRPYRKAMDDRDAIEELRRFSGTQFDAHIVDAFISAYNKGLVR
- a CDS encoding 3',5'-cyclic-nucleotide phosphodiesterase, giving the protein MRIKVLGCDGGLHPGFSSPAYLVNGSVLFDAGQVVTELSIDQQDRVRDVFITHFHLDHCKDIAFLSDNALGRPNLPIRVYASHKTIEYFQKYFFNNINWPDFTAIISDGSPVVELIGFGIGDEMTVQGLSVRTFPLMHVIESAGYIIGKDGSRFIYTGDTGPSELLWRTVNEHGDIKAVIVETSFPNELQNIADVSGHYTPQTLARDLQGLARDDVIIYVHHLKPNHYDQVQREIEAIGRSNIIILRHGQVLNV
- a CDS encoding Crp/Fnr family transcriptional regulator produces the protein MSAEDILLKKYGRDFTKGTILFEEGDSSSKEMYVIHAGKVKISKKLGDQETILAHFGKGEFFGEMAILNNKPRSATAEVVEDSTLLVIDPKTFEDMVKSNSDVSFRMIKKLADRLDETDKKIELLMIKDGNSRVIHTLERLCESDGRKQNGEISIPLTIEGLSSKAGVRMQMVQDIVGKLERAKIVSVSPDTFTVLNTERLKQYFEFLILKEEFGDLG